The genomic window CTCCTGCGTGGTCATCGCCGGACGGACGAACCGCCAGGCCTGGTGCACCAACATCGGAAGCGCGGCGACGATACCAAACGCGATCGACGTATGCATCGCGATGTCGAACGGATCGGTCGGATGAGTGAACGCGAGCTTGTGACTCGGCAAATACGGCCGAATTGGAAGCTCGAGCGCGCGGATCACCGGAAACGTGAAGACGACGAACAGCGCCACGGCCGTCGCCACTCCAACCGCTCCCAACGCCCAGAAGATCCGCCGCCGCAGCTCTTCCAGGTGATCCACCATCGGCATGACCGATGGTGCGACGTGACGGGGGGACATCAGCCGTTGAGGCGGCGCAACGCTTGTCCGTCGCGGACCGGCGCGTTGAGGGCGGCGCCGGCGGACTCGACGCCCGAGTCGCGCACGAGCGCCGGCTCTGCCGGCTCGTCGAGTCCCGCGAGACTCCCCTTGAACTCGCGAATGCCCTTGCCGAGCGAGCGGCCGATCTCCGGAATCCGCTTGGCGCCGAACAGCAAGAGAAACATCACGAGCAACATTACCAACTTGTCGAACCCAATTTCTCCAAACATGGCTTGATCCCCGGTGGAAGGACGTCGGAATGGCGGGCGCGGGCTGCGCGCGCTCCAGGGAATACATCCACCGACGACGATTTATTCCCGGCCATACTCGGGAATGAATCACTCGAC from Gemmatimonadaceae bacterium includes these protein-coding regions:
- the tatC gene encoding twin-arginine translocase subunit TatC, with translation MSPRHVAPSVMPMVDHLEELRRRIFWALGAVGVATAVALFVVFTFPVIRALELPIRPYLPSHKLAFTHPTDPFDIAMHTSIAFGIVAALPMLVHQAWRFVRPAMTTQERRAIRWVVGGSLVLFAAGVVLAWSIVLPLAVQWLMGLQTDALTPIITAREYFSFAVDMALAFGLGFQLPIVVV
- a CDS encoding twin-arginine translocase TatA/TatE family subunit, which translates into the protein MFGEIGFDKLVMLLVMFLLLFGAKRIPEIGRSLGKGIREFKGSLAGLDEPAEPALVRDSGVESAGAALNAPVRDGQALRRLNG